In Vigna unguiculata cultivar IT97K-499-35 chromosome 3, ASM411807v1, whole genome shotgun sequence, a single genomic region encodes these proteins:
- the LOC114176755 gene encoding protein yippee-like At4g27745, translated as MGETIGPRLYCCCNCRNQVSLHDDIIAKTFQGRYGRGFLFSHAMNIVVGPKEDRHLMTGLHTVADVYCGDCHEVLGWKYERAYEASQKYKEGKFILEKSKIVMENW; from the exons ATGGGGGAAACCATAGGGCCTCGCTTATACTGTTGTTGTAATTGTAGGAACCAAGTCTCCCTCCATGACGATATAATTGCTAAAACCTTTCAG GGAAGGTATGGTCGAGGTTTTCTGTTCTCTCATGCAATGAACATTGTGGTAGGGCCAAAAGAAGACAGACACCTGATGACTGGGCTACACACTGTTGCTGATGTTTACTGTGGAGACTGCCATGAAGTGTTGGGTTGGAAATATGAAAGAGCTTATGAAGCATCACAGAAGTACAAGGAAGGAAAATTCATACTTGAAAAATCCAAAATTGTAATGGAGAACTGGTAG
- the LOC114177544 gene encoding phospholipase D delta-like, which yields MDSPGTSHGCPPREHEGHHDAVFLHGDLDLLIIEAKSLPNLDLSSEAVRKCMTLGNMCHPPFMKGKSLGGKDKMITSDPYVSVCIAGATVARTRVIPNCENPSWDEQFIVPVAHPAHKVEFLVKDNDILGAELIGVVEIPVYKIISGNPVNDWFPIIGQYGNCLKPYPELHLSVQYKPIEVDRNQKLMNEDGTAYLGVSKTYFPLRKGGSVTLYQDAHIPDGMLPEIPLEGGKMFQQNKCWEDICHAILEAHHMIYIIGWSVYHPVRLIREAKKPVPSGGELSLGELLKYKSQEGLRVVVLIWDDRTSHDKFLLKTDGVMQTHDEETKKFFKHSTVHCVLSPRYASNKLSIFKQQAWSCCIESSSVVGTLFTHHQKCVLVDSLGSGNNRKITAFIGGLDLCDGRYDTPEHRLFRDIDTVFHNDFHNPSFQQLSSNSCAPRQPWHDLHCKIEGPAAYDILTNFEQRWRKAKKWRDFRLKKVTNWHDDALLRLDRISWIVKPAPCPNGEKAVYVTDESDPESWNVQVFRSIDSGSVKGFPKDVDKAKAQNLLCGKNLKVDQSIHTAYVRAIRSAEHFIYIENQYFLGSSYHWPSYKNKAGANHLVPMELALKIAGKISVNERFSVYIVIPMWPEGVPTSAAVQEILFWQGQTMSMMYKIVADALEKAGLSDQYHPQDYLNFYCLGKREPSSANVSSTPNPSENRALVAVKKFRRFMIYVHAKGMIVDDDYVIIGSANINQRSLDGSRDTEIAMGAYQPKYTWTESKPHPRGQVYGYRMSLWAEHLGSLDHCFSEPQSLECVRQVNTIAKQNWGIYVSEDGKYMRGHLMQYPVKISRDGKVSALDDHESFPDVGGKVLGSANSLPDQLTT from the exons ATGGATTCTCCTGGCACTTCCCACGGCTGTCCTCCCAGGGAGCATGAAGGCCATCATGATGCGGTTTTCTTACATGGTGACTTAGATCTATTGATAATTGAAGCCAAGTCTCTTCCAAATTTAGATTTGTCTTCAGAAGCAGTTAGAAAATGTATGACTTTGGGCAACATGTGCCATCCTCCATTTATGAAAGGAAAGTCACTCGGTGGAAAAGATAAGATGATAACAAGTGACCCTTATGTTTCAGTATGCATAGCTGGGGCAACCGTTGCTCGAACTAGAGTGATTCCTAACTGTGAGAACCCTTCCTGGGATGAGCAATTTATCGTGCCTGTTGCTCACCCTGCTCATAAAGTGGAGTTTCTCGTGAAGGATAATGATATTCTGGGGGCTGAACTCATTGGAGTGGTGGAGATACCTGTTTACAAGATAATTTCAGGAAATCCTGTCAACGATTGGTTTCCCATCATTGGTCAGTATGGAAACTGCTTAAAACCTTATCCTGAACTGCATCTTTCTGTTCAATATAAGCCAATAGAAGTGGACCGTAACCAAAAATTAATGAATGAGGATGGGACAGCATATTTAGGAGTTTCTAAAACCTATTTCCCTCTCAGGAAAGGAGGGAGTGTGACTCTGTATCAGGATGCACATATACCAGATGGTATGCTACCTGAAATTCCACTTGAGGGTGGAAAAATGTTTCAGCAAAATAAATGTTGGGAAGACATATGTCATGCAATTTTGGAAGCTCATCACATGATATACATTATAGGATGGTCGGTTTACCACCCAGTTAGGCTTATCAGAGAGGCAAAAAAGCCAGTACCTTCAGGGGGAGAGCTTTCACTTGGAGAGCTGTTGAAGTACAAGTCACAAGAAGGACTCCGAGTGGTTGTGCTGATTTGGGACGACAGAACTTCACATGACAAGTTTCTTTTGAAAACT GATGGTGTCATGCAGACTCATGATGAGGAAACTAAGAAGTTTTTCAAACATTCCACTGTTCATTGTGTGCTATCTCCACGTTATGCAAGCAATAAGCTCAGTATTTTCAAGCAACAGGCATGGAGTTGTTGCATTGAATCTAGTAGT GTTGTGGGAACCCTCTTTACACATCACCAGAAATGTGTGCTTGTAGACAGTCTTGGTTCTGGGAATAATCGGAAAATAACTGCTTTTATTGGTGGTTTGGATCTATGTGATGGTAGATATGATACCCCTGAGCATCGGCTTTTTCGTGATATCGATACAGTTTTTCATAATGATTTTCACAATCCTTCTTTTCAA CAACTAAGTTCGAATTCGTGTGCTCCAAGGCAACCATGGCATGACTTACATTGTAAAATTGAAGGTCCAGCAGCATATGATATATTAACCAATTTTGAACAAAGATGGAGGAAGGCCAAAAAATGGCGTGATTTCAGGCTCAAAAAGGTGACAAACTGGCATGATGATGCTTTGCTTCGGCTGGATCGAATTTCATGGATTGTCAAACCTGCTCCTTGCCCCAATGGTGAAAAAGCTGTTTATGTAACCGATGAAAGTGATCCTGAAAGTTGGAATGTGCAG GTGTTTAGGTCCATAGATTCTGGATCTGTAAAGGGCTTTCCAAAGGATGTTGACAAAGCTAAGGCTCAG aaTCTTTTGTGTggaaaaaatttgaaagttgATCAGAGCATCCATACTGCTTATGTAAGAGCAATAAGATCTGCCGAGCACTTTATATATATTGAGAATCAGTATTTTCTGGGCTCCTCCTATCACTGGccttcatataaaaataaagctG GTGCAAACCACTTGGTTCCCATGGAGTTGGCTTTGAAAATTGCTGGTAAGATCAGTGTAAATGAACGTTTTTCTGTATATATAGTTATACCAATGTGGCCAGAGGGTGTTCCAACAAGTGCTGCTGTTCAAGAAATCTTGTTCTGGCAG GGACAGACAATGTCTATGATGTACAAGATTGTTGCTGATGCCCTTGAAAAAGCAGGTCTCTCTGATCAGTATCATCCACAAGATTATCTCAATTTTTACTGCCTCGGAAAGAGAGAACCCTCAAGCGCAAATGTTTCTTCAACACCAAATCCATCAGAAAACCGCGCTTTG GTAGCAGTAAAAAAATTCAGACGTTTTATGATTTATGTTCATGCCAAAGGAATGATAGTTGATGACGATTACGTAATTATTGGATCAGCAAATATTAACCAGAGATCATTAGATGGTTCAAGGGACACAGAAATAGCTATGGGAGCTTATCAACCAAAATATACATGGACAGAAAGTAAACCCCATCCACGTGGCCAG GTGTATGGATACAGAATGTCACTGTGGGCTGAGCACCTTGGTAGTCTTGACCATTGTTTTAGTGAACCTCAGAGCCTGGAATGTGTTAGACAAGTGAACACAATTGCAAAACAAAACTGGGGCATATATGTGTCCGAAGATGGGAAATACATGAGGGGACATTTGATGCAATATCCCGTTAAGATCAGCAGGGATGGAAAAGTGAGTGCACTAGATGATCATGAATCTTTTCCTGATGTTGGTGGCAAAGTTCTTGGGTCAGCAAACTCACTTCCAGATCAACTAACCACCTGA
- the LOC114177925 gene encoding transmembrane 9 superfamily member 1-like: protein MFVLYRSLLFPLFISLFLSSAFASESDHKYQRDEPVNLWVNKLGPYNNPQETYNYYSLPFCHPSSNATAAHKWGGLGEVLGGNELIDSQIDIKFQRNVDKTVFCQIDLNEAKVKQFKDAIENNYWFEFFMDDLPLWGYVGEIRPDKNGDGKHVLYTHKNIIVRYNNDQIIHVNLTQDIPKPLEVGKHLDMTYSVKWDSTNVTFGHRFDVYLDHPFFEHQIHWFSIFNSFMMVIFLTGLVSMILMRTLRNDYAKYAREDDDLESLERDVSEESGWKLVHGDVFRPPRNLVILSAVVGTGAQLALLVLLVVLLAIVGMLYVGRGAIVTTFIVCYALTSFISGYVSGGMYSRNGGKSWIKSMILTASLFPFLCFGIGFILNTIAIFYGSLAAIPFGTIVIVFVIWAFISFPLALLGTVVGRNWSGALNNPCRVKTIPRPIPEKKWYLTPSVVSLMGGLLPFGSIFIEMYFVFTSFWNYKVYYVYGFMLLVFLILIIVTVCVTIVGTYFLLNAENYHWQWTSFFSAASTAVYVYLYSIYYYYMKTKMSGFFQTSFYFGYTLMFSLGLGILCGAVGFLGSNLFVRRIYRNIKCD from the exons ATGTTCGTCCTATACCGATCCCTCCTGTTCCCGCTCTTCATATCTCTCTTCCTTTCTTCCGCCTTCGCTTCGGAGTCAGATCACAAG TATCAACGTGATGAACCAGTTAACCTTTGGGTGAACAAATTGGGTCCTTATAACAATCCACAAGAAACGTACAACTATTACAGCCTCCCATTTTGTCATCCATCAAGTAATGCTACTGCTGCACACAAATGGGGTGGTCTTGGTGAGGTCTTGGGTGGCAATGAACTCATTGATAGCCAAATTGACATAAAGTTCCAAA GAAATGTGGATAAGACTGTTTTTTGCCAGATAGATCTCAATGAAGCAAAGGTGAAACAGTTCAAGGATGCAATAGAGAATAATTACTGGTTTGAATTCTTCATGG ATGATCTACCTTTGTGGG gATATGTTGGTGAGATACGTCCTGATAAGAATGGTGATGGCAAGCATGTCCTTTACACACACAAAAACATTATTGTTAGATACAACAATGATCAG ATTATTCACGTCAATCTCACTCAGGATATCCCAAAACCTTTGGAAGTAGGAAAACATTTGGACATGACATATTCTGTAAAATGGGATTCTACCAATGTCACTTTTGGGCACCGCTTTGATGTCTACCTGGACCATCCTTTTTTTGAACATCAG ATTCATTGGTTCTCCATTTTTAACTCTTTCATGATGGTTATCTTTCTTACTGGATTGGTGTCAATGATCTTGATGCGAACTCTGAGAAATGACTATGCAAAATATGCTCGGGAAGATGATGATTTGGAAAGTCTG GAGAGAGATGTTAGTGAAGAATCTGGCTGGAAACTTGTGCATGGTGATGTTTTTCGGCCTCCTCGCAACTTAGTTATTCTTTCAGCTGTTGTTGGCACAGGTGCTCAGCTAGCATTGCTGGTTCTTCTTGTCGTCTTGTTGGCTATTGTTGGGATGTTGTATGTTGG GCGAGGAGCAATAGTCACTACCTTCATTGTGTGTTATGCTCTTACATCTTTTATTTCTGGTTATGTGAGTGGGGGAATGTACTCACGGAATGGTG GTAAAAGCTGGATTAAATCCATGATCCTTACAGCTTCTCTGTTCCCATTCTTGTGCTTTGGAATTGGATTTATCTTAAACACCATTGCTATATTCTATGGGTCTCTAGCGGCAATTCCATTTGGCACAATAGTGATTGTATTTGTCATTTGGGCTTTCATCTCTTTCCCTCTAGCACTTCTTGGCACAGTTGTTGGAAGAAACTGGAGTGGTGCTTTGAATAATCCCTGTCGTGTAAAGACTATTCCTCGTCCCATTCCTGAAAAGAAGTGGTACCTCACACCCTCTGTGGTTTCTCTGATGGGAGGACTGCTACCCTTTGGAAGCATATTTATTGAAATGTATTTTGTATTCACTTCCTTCTGGAATTACAAG GTGTACTATGTGTATGGCTTTATGCTGCTAGTCTTTCTAATTCTTATCATCGTTACAGTTTGTGTGACAATTGTGGGGACATACTTTTTGTTAAACGCTGAGAACTACCACTGGCAATGGACTTCTTTCTTTTCAGCTGCCTCAACAGCTGTTTATGTGTATTTGTACTCAATATACTACTACTATATGAAGACGAAGATGTCAGGTTTCTTCCAGACCAGCTTCTATTTTGGTTACACTCTGATGTTTTCTCTTGGACTAGGAATTCTATGCG GAGCTGTGGGTTTTCTGGGTTCAAATTTATTCGTCAGGAGGATCTACAGAAATATCAAGTGCGATTAA
- the LOC114176596 gene encoding pentatricopeptide repeat-containing protein At2g13600-like, which translates to MQTLVWEAFSPSQHFTQPPSSIGSSTNRASLSLPHSSNQRSKLYNEPPSSATYASILDTCGSPTFGKQLHAHSIKSGFQAHEFVTTKLLQMYARSCSFQNACHMFDTMPFRNLHSWAALLRVHVEMGFFEEAFLLFEQLLYEAVRLEFFVFPVVLKVCCGLCAVELGRQLHGMALKYGFVKNIYVGNALIDMYGKCGSLDEAKKVLEGMPQKDCVSWNSLITACVANGLVYEALDLLQNMTAGECGVAPNLVSWSVVIGGFAQNGYYVESVKLLSRMVLEAGMRPNAQTLASVLPACGRMQWLYLGKELHGYVVRHEFFSNAFVVNGLVDMYRRCGDMESAFKMFSRFSRKCAASYNAVIAGYWENGNVFRARELFDQMEKKGVERDRISWNSMISGYVAYSMFDEAFSLFRDLLKVGIEPDSFTLGSVLAGCADMASIQRGKEIHSHAIVKGLQFNSFVGGALVEMYSKCRDLVAAQRAFDDVTETDLPTWNALISGYARSDQTEKIGELLQKMKREGFEPNVYTWNGIIAGYVENKRCDSAMQLFTEIQIANFRPDIYTVGMILAACSKLATIQRGKQVHAYSIRAGHDSYVHIGAALVDMYAKCGDVKQCYRVYNRISDHNLVSHNAMITAYAMHGYGDEGIALFHRMLSDKVRPDHVTFLAVLSSCVHAGSLEIGHECFDLMATYNVAPSLKHYTCMVDLLSRAGKLYEAYKLIKNLPMEADAVTWNALLGGCFIHNEDTLGEVAAEKLIELEPDNPGNYVMLANLYASVGKWHYLAQTRQLMKDMGMQKSPGCSWMEDRDGIHVFVANDKTHKRTHDIYSVLNSLTKLIRIKHINHL; encoded by the coding sequence ATGCAGACTTTGGTTTGGGAAGCTTTCAGTCCCTCACAACACTTCACTCAACCCCCATCATCAATTGGTTCTTCTACCAACCGTGCAAGCCTCTCTCTTCCTCACTCCTCAAACCAAAGATCCAAACTTTACAATGAGCCACCGAGTTCCGCCACCTACGCTTCCATTCTCGACACTTGTGGGTCCCCCACCTTCGGAAAACAGCTTCACGCCCACTCCATAAAGTCAGGGTTTCAAGCCCACGAGTTTGTTACCACCAAGTTGCTCCAGATGTACGCAAGAAGCTGCTCTTTCCAGAACGCATGCCACATGTTCGACACAATGCCCTTTAGAAATTTGCACTCATGGGCCGCACTCCTGCGTGTCCACGTTGAAATGGGGTTCTTTGAGGAAGCCTTCTTGCTCTTTGAACAATTGCTGTATGAAGCAGTGCGATTGGAGTTTTTCGTGTTCCCTGTGGTGTTGAAGGTCTGTTGTGGGCTTTGTGCTGTGGAGCTGGGTAGGCAACTGCATGGGATGGCGTTGAAATATGGGTTTGTTAAGAATATTTACGTTGGTAATGCTTTGATAGATATGTATGGTAAATGTGGGAGCTTAGATGAGGCTAAGAAAGTTCTAGAAGGAATGCCCCAAAAGGATTGTGTCTCTTGGAATtctttgatcactgcttgtgtTGCTAATGGATTGGTATACGAGGCGTTGGATCTCTTACAAAATATGACTGCGGGTGAGTGTGGTGTAGCACCTAATCTTGTTTCTTGGAGCGTGGTGATTGGTGGATTCGCGCAAAACGGTTACTATGTTGAGTCAGTTAAACTGCTTTCTAGAATGGTGTTGGAAGCAGGGATGAGACCGAATGCTCAAACTCTGGCCAGTGTTCTTCCGGCTTGCGGGAGGATGCAATGGCTATACCTTGGGAAAGAACTGCATGGCTATGTTGTTAGACATGAATTTTTCTCTAATGCTTTTGTTGTGAATGGGTTAGTGGATATGTATAGAAGGTGCGGTGATATGGAAAGTGCCTTCAAAATGTTTTCCAGATTTTCAAGGAAATGTGCTGCATCTTACAATGCAGTGATAGCTGGTTACTGGGAGAATGGCAACGTCTTTAGGGCCAGGGAGTTGTTTGACCAGATGGAGAAAAAAGGTGTAGAAAGGGACAGAATATCATGGAATTCTATGATATCAGGGTATGTGGCATATTCTATGTTTGATGAAGCTTTTAGCTTGTTCAGAGATTTGCTGAAGGTAGGAATTGAGCCTGATTCTTTCACTCTAGGAAGTGTTCTTGCTGGCTGTGCTGATATGGCTTCTATTCAACGAGGGAAAGAGATACATTCCCATGCCATTGTCAAAGGTCTGCAGTTCAACAGTTTTGTTGGTGGAGCTTTGGTAGAAATGTACTCTAAATGCAGGGACCTAGTGGCTGCACAAAGGGCATTTGATGATGTAACTGAAACTGATCTTCCAACTTGGAACGCTTTGATTTCAGGCTATGCCCGCTCCGATCAAACTGAAAAGATTGGAGAACTTCTccagaaaatgaaaagagaaggTTTTGAACCAAATGTGTATACATGGAATGGTATTATAGCTGGTTATGTGGAAAATAAACGGTGTGATTCTGCAATGCAATTGTTCACCGAAATACAGATTGCAAATTTTAGGCCTGACATATACACAGTAGGAATGATTTTAGCTGCATGCTCCAAGTTAGCTACAATCCAACGAGGAAAGCAGGTCCATGCATATTCCATAAGAGCCGGGCACGACTCATATGTTCACATTGGAGCTGCCCTAGTGGATATGTATGCAAAATGTGGGGATGTTAAGCAATGCTATCGTGTATATAACAGGATTTCAGATCATAATTTGGTGTCGCACAATGCTATGATCACTGCCTATGCCATGCACGGATACGGGGATGAAGGAATTGCTCTTTTTCACAGAATGTTATCTGACAAAGTAAGACCAGACCATGTGACTTTTCTAGCAGTTCTTTCTTCATGTGTTCATGCTGGATCATTGGAGATTGGTCATGAATGCTTTGATTTGATGGCAACTTACAATGTGGCACCCTCTTTGAAGCATTATACATGTATGGTTGATCTGTTGAGTCGTGCAGGCAAGCTCTACGAAGCATATAAGCTTATCAAGAACCTGCCAATGGAAGCTGATGCAGTGACCTGGAATGCTCTGCTGGGTGGTTGTTTTATTCACAATGAAGATACCTTGGGTGAAGTAGCAGCAGAAAAACTCATAGAATTGGAGCCTGATAATCCTGGAAACTATGTTATGTTGGCAAACTTGTATGCTTCTGTGGGGAAATGGCATTATCTTGCTCAAACCAGACAATTAATGAAAGATATGGGAATGCAAAAGAGTCCAGGGTGCAGTTGGATGGAAGATAGAGATGGCATTCATGTGTTCGTTGCAAATGATAAGACTCACAAAAGAACACACGACATATATTCTGTTCTGAACAGTTTAACCAAATTAATTAGAATAAAGCATATAAATCATTTATAA
- the LOC114178610 gene encoding serine/threonine-protein kinase SAPK7-like, producing the protein MEKYELVEENIGDGRVAVVKLMRHRETKEHVAVKFMERGHKIHEMVAREIINHRSLRHPNIVKFKEVALTPTHLAIVMEYAAGGELFYHVLHQRRIAEDQARYFFQQLIAGVSYCHDMEICHRDLKLENTLLDGSPAHRLKICDFGYSKSCLNYSRTHSMVGTPAYIAPEIISGKDYDGKLADVWSCGVMLYTMLVGTLPFEDKNDRQNLRKMVQRISAVQYEFPHNVLSEGSKNLISRIFVANPSKRITMEEIKSHPWFLKNLPMELSEDAHYFYLNEENTKYCVQSIEEIMNIVNEAKTPPVASSPNL; encoded by the exons ATGGAGAAATACGAGTTGGTAGAAGAGAATATAGGCGATGGGAGAGTTGCAGTGGTGAAACTTATGCGTCACAGAGAAACCAAAGAACACGTTGCTGTCAAATTCATGGAACGGGGACATAAG ATTCATGAAATGGTGGCAAGGGAAATCATAAACCATAGATCTCTTCGTCATCCCAATATTGTTAAGTTCAAAGAG GTAGCTCTGACTCCAACACATCTTGCAATAGTTATGGAGTATGCAGCTGGTGGAGAATTGTTTTACCATGTTCTTCACCAAAGAAGAATCGCAGAAGATCAA GCTCGATATTTCTTCCAGCAGTTGATCGCAGGAGTTAGTTATTGTCATGACATG GAAATATGTCATCGAGACTTGAAGTTGGAGAATACCTTGTTGGATGGAAGTCCAGCACATCGTCTTAAAATTTGTGATTTTGGCTATTCTAAG TCATGTCTAAATTATTCGAGGACTCATTCAATGGTAGGAACTCCAGCCTATATTGCACCAGAGATAATTTCTGGGAAAGATTATGATGGAAAG TTGGCAGATGTATGGTCCTGCGGAGTAATGCTTTATACAATGCTTGTAGGAACATTGCCATTTGAGGACAAAAATGATCGTCAAAATCTCCGAAAAATGGTTCAG CGAATTTCGGCTGTTCAATACGAGTTCCCCCACAATGTTTTAAGTGAAGGCAGTAAAAATCTGATATCTCGTATTTTTGTGGCAAATCCATCAAAG AGAATCACCATGGAAGAAATCAAGTCACATCCATGGTTTTTGAAGAACTTGCCTATGGAGTTATCAGAAGATGCTCACTATTTCTACCTCAAtgaagaaaatacaaaatattgtgTTCAAAGTATAGAAGAAATCATGAACATTGTCAACGAAGCAAAAACCCCACCTGTTGCTTCCAGTCCAAATCTATAA